DNA sequence from the Anguilla anguilla isolate fAngAng1 chromosome 4, fAngAng1.pri, whole genome shotgun sequence genome:
ACGTTTTATGCACTACATACAGTCAAAGTTATAGGCGCGTATTTCGACCTTTTGCTGGCGCTTTAAAAATATCTGCACAAGTGGAACCATTGTCTATATTTTACCTCTAACTCTATCTGTGATGCCCGTTTCAGTCCACTGCCATTGTACGCACAGACCACAAACAGAATCGCAATCAGGAAGCAGTCCAAAGGGACTTTCTCGTTCTCACCAGTTATGTGATTCAATTTGTACATCATGCCAAATTGCCAACACGTATCAAACACAATAAtctgtgctgttcttttttcacCAATCGCAGGAgacaaaatgggggaaaaaaactgaatgtgttTATCTTGCCAATGTGCTTTTGGATGAGGCATTTAAAGATACagctctcacattctctctctcacacacacacacacacacagtatatagaAGCAACATGATAACCAAGGAACCcatatgtgtttatttcactgacGAGGACTGCATGGGAATGAATTCCCTCAATAAATGCAGAAagagagcagaaaaaaattCTGGTTTGTTATATAGTAACATATAGCTGACAACAATGCAAATGGAGTATGTTTTAATGGGGATAACATTTCAAAAGACATTGAGATTAATCATAGAAAAGTGGACAGTTCAACAACCCATCAAACATATTATATTTGTCACAACTAAAAGAATAATTTTTGGCCCAAATGTATTTTGTAGGCATCATACTGCATTTGCTATTCTGCAGAGAtaacaaaaaaactgtaagACTATTCCAGCAATAACTTTGATGAATAGAAATTGGATGTTTATGTTTCTTATGTACAATCTGAATTACTCTGTTGTGTCTGTAAGCACTTCTTGGTTTATACAATCCATTAATCTAatgtaaatctttaaaaattctTTTGATACAAACATTAATAATGTGTCAGACAGCTATTGCCTTCATAGGAAAACCGTTTTGCTTTAAAGCATGCATAATTCCATTTGGGTTCATCTACATCTAAAGTATCTACTTTGATTTTCTACTGCCAGAGACCCTAAATTctgaattttgaatttgcacTATACTGATATCTCTTGATGCACTATTAATGCTTCCATTAATTAATTGTGGAATCATATCACCAAAGGAACATTTGTGCCATTCTTCATTTTTAGTCAACATCTTGTGAAGTCATGATTGTTTGATCACAACTAAAGATGGCTTAAGGGGAAGAAATGTTAATATTGTGTTTGAATGCCATCCCTACTTCACATCCAGTGTAAATATTCTCAGAATGTTGAAACAGAACAAATTGCTTAATTACAGCTACTAAAGATAGGTAGCCTGTAGATAGCCTTGATTGGTATGATGAATATTACAATTATATTCTAAATATTCCAATAGTATTATCtcaatgtcatttatttaaaattgagtACAGCATGAACTTTTGTCTCAGTGTATGGCTGTATAAGTCATTACTTGTATATTAGTCAACACAAGTTTAAAGAGCTAGACACAATTTGTGACTAGGTAATAGCCATACCTAAACCCATCCTGTATGGTAATCTCATCTCTATCacagaaagatttttttaaataataaaaaaaaggtttcctgtATTGTTCAGTTGGCAAAGGCTCTCATATTGAGCAGAGGCTGGGCCCTATCCCTGGACAACAAGTTGGAAGCCAGGCTAGTTCATTGGCCAGCTATGACTGGGAGTCTATCAGCAATGAGACACAGTTGGCTTTGTACTGGCAGGGACATTGTCAGTTCAAATTGGCTGGTTTTCCTAAGTTCTGCATCAACACAGCAGGCATCTGCAGGCTACCGGTATAGTTGTTTTCACTGAGAGATACCCCACTCTTCTGTAGAGCGCTAGTTGTTCCGTAGCACCATGAGGACTGCAGTGTGGGAAACAGACATTGGCTCCTGGCCTACTGCAtcaaagtgtgtgtggttcaaGAACAATGCTCTTTGCACaggtgagagggacagagacctGACTCAAAGGCACAACTGCCCCACTGTccaatttctgaaaaaaaaaaaacaaaaaaaaacagactgtgaCAGTTgctttctggaaaatatttgttcattttattatgacatttaaaaacttgACATTTTGTCAGAAGACAAAACGAAAGAAAAATGCTGATACAATACCTCACAATCCGAAGGCAAAATATGAGTGCTGAtgcaaaaagagaaatattCTAACAAAACCCTACTCTGTATGAAGGGCTGTGTTTGAAGAACCATTGAATAAAAGGCAAAAATGATCTGTCAACAGCAAGCGCATTGAGATAAAGCAACCCCTACACATTAGAGTATTTATCATCCATTTCTCTCCAGTGAATTTGCTGCAGTACCCTCTCATTGCTAAATGTTTGCATCAAAACAATATAATTACCACCATAATGTACCCTCAGCCTAACCACTGAGTATGTCTGTTCAAATgtagtgtgaaaaaaaataaaagtcaataTGATTGGAGTCCACACAATGAATATGgttcatttacagtacaacagAAAATTAGCACTCTACCCTAGAGGCAGATTTAATTAATGTGGAATCATTTTAATCAGCGGATATCTTAATATAACTGGGGTTAATAAAAACAAGTACAGTATTTAATTACTCCATGACATGGATTTGGTAAGGGGTTTGCTTTGTTAAATTACAGGCTGTGTATTTACCATTAGCACAGCAGTTTGTGTAAACTGCAGACTGACAGAAGTGTGGAAGACACAATTATCACTGCATAAGCAGAATGGTAGTTGATAATATCAAGGGCACTGTATTTCAGTCCATAAACTTTCATTGTGACCATCTAAATCACAAGCCTGTTCCTTTTCACCCAAATTTCCAGAAAATTTGACTTtagataacccccccccccaaaaaaaaaaaaaaaaataaataaataaacggatACTAACACAAAAGCCCGGTGCTGAACCATGCTGAAAGGTTACGCAGTTGTGACACCTTGTGGCTGAAAACTATAAAATGTGATattctgctgttcattttatcCTGGCACAAAGATAATGAAAGAGAATGTACCAGTGAACACtggtttttgtattgttttgcttttgatgGCAGGGGTTTATAAAAGGAAatcatagttttaaaaaataaaaaatggacaaatGAATCAGATGATAGAAGAATGCACCAGTCCAGTTCTTGATTGGTAACTCAGTGTTTACCTGTGAGAGCACTGAGAGTACCTGTGTTTCATTTATCTCAAATGTCAGGATGTGACATTTGGTTTATGACCTGTGGCGATAGCAAAGCACATGTGAGATGACCATAAATATTGTGAAATAGCATGATTGCGCCTCTGCCCTTGGACAGGAAAACATAGGAAGGAAAACGGTCATTGCGGAaagacagacatacagtaagGGCTGCCAAAACCTGCATGCTTAACTGGATATTTAACTCAGAAGCAACATTGAATCTGTATCAAAGACATATCTGGACATGGTGAGACATCTCTTTATATGATTAAACTCTCCAAAGCTATCCCTTTCACCTGGAAGaacatatgaaaatatgaaggaAAGCAGTATCTTTCCATTACTAtgttttttgtgatattttcttttctttttttgctgttgtatgATGAATATACCTCACTCTGCACCCACAggggcacagaaaaatgtttcaattGGAACAGATGAAATGAGTCCAAACAAGGTCAAATGCACACTATCAGAGCAAAATGTACCTTACTACAATTAATTTAACACTAAATACTTTACGGGTCAGTTACATGAATACAAGTGCTTGCAAtacataaaattacataaatgtgttctgttttatGGTAATGGAGGGAGACTGAAGGTACCGTCATAGACATTTTTGGTTTGAATGACaacagtctgtttttttaatttattttttattttttgtgctacAGTACAGATTTTACTTCATTATATCACTGGGATTCAGTGTGGGAATGGATAACTGCCTCCTGCAATATATGGACTTCTACCATGCATTTGCTGTAGATGTAGTCactcatgtactgtacatgtaaaaCCTAGATTGTTTTGGGAAAAGTAAGCAAGTTTAGAAACTTGAAAATGGTCTGAAGATGTGCATCAAGATATTAGATATAAGATACTGATCTCATAAGATAATGATCGCTAGATCAAAAGTGGCTTGCAACCGACTTGGTCAGTAGAATGTGTTATCCCATATCACAGTAATTGCATTATACTCAAAGGGTTATATATGTTTCCATCTACGTGTAAAACACTTTGAGCATCCAAATCAACGGCAACTTTTTGTCACCGTAAGTCACACATTGCTGCTCtccttaatttttttcagtatggaaataaaatgtgttttttcatataACCTGCAATGCCTGTTTGAGCCCTTTGTTATCCAGTTTAGCATTACAGGCAGGAGTGATTACATCACTGAAGAACGAAAGACAAGCAAAGCCAAGGCCAATGTTATGATCCTAGAGCAGGGCAGAACGGTGGATTGAGGAAACAGTGCTCATTTAAACATACAAATCCTGATATATTAAGACCTTTAGGACACAAAAAACcatttagcacatgcaaaacaaataacacagcCAATGATTggtacaaaacaaataccatgagcAATcactggtcatgttattggttttgtgtgtggtaGAAGGTTTTGGACATGCTAAAGACCCTGTAAATCAGGCCAATACAGTACAATCAAAACATTCAGAATAATTCAGTGACAAGTACATTTATTCCACTCTTTCAGGACACTATGGTGGGAGGTCACAGTCCAGCCCGTATTGCTGTTATGGTCCTTTCACTCATCGTTTTCATCATGGCTGTGGCATTCAATGCATTGGCTGGAATTGGAATTAAGAATGGTGAATCATGTCCAATATTTTACGATATACAGAAGAATAAAGGAAACATTAGAATTGTGTGTCTATATGTTTAAGAAGGGTTTTAACAAGGGGTTTCTACACAGCATGGCCATGAAGTCTAACCAAGTATTTGTGCTtttgtatttgttctttttaacCTGTGCAAACTCCGTCAGatctttttttgcaaagcaCAGGGAATGTATCCTACAAGTACGACACAGAAATCACACCTGCAGGATGGACCTTCTCCATCTGGGGTGTCATTTACACTTGGCTGTCCTGCATGCTCATCTTCCTGTTTTCTGGCCTCTGCAGAAGGTAGAGTCAACCCAGAGCTCCACGTGTAATTTCTGTGCAAACTCAGGAGCACAATAATTATCATGTTAAAGAACAGCTTCAATTGGAAGCGGAATAAAATAGAACAGgtttacattaaaataagtACTCCAGACTTTCACTCTTGAACTTGGTTCCGCATTACAATTTCTCCAATCACAAGTCTTTGCTCTGTTGcgcatatttaaaaacatgaaaatcagAAAAGGTTGTTTTGTTCTCTTGAATTCACATTCTGTGATGTAAACGCAGTGCAAAGCTAATTATGCTGTTTCTCAGAAATGCCTATGGATGGATGTACTGTACGCCTGCTATTCTGCCGTATGGATTCTACGTGACCTGGATCATAAATATTAGCTTGAATATCTCCTGGCTATTTCTGTTTGACAGAGAGTAAGTATGTaatgattattttaataaagacAGTATCTTTTTATCTCTATGATACCGATAACTTAGCATGTTAGCCTCACTGAAACCTAGCTGTAGCAAGATGGAATGTGACATAAATCTATGACAGCAAACCACTGCACCGTTGCCAAATCAGAATGTCTTTAGGGTGAGATTGGGTGCTAATCTTTCATCTTTGACTTGCACTGCATTATATATTACCCTGCTTAGTCTACCTGTTTTTAACAGTTTTCACTCCTCAAGAATGTGCCTCGTGTCTACAAGCTATAACCAGCAATTACTCTTCATAGCTCTTGTTAGATCTATATCGGGCAATCTAGAATATCAACATTCTATCCAATGCTTCAGGGTAAATGTCACCTATGTTAAGGGGTAGGAGCCTTTATCTCCACCAGCCTGTGTGCAAAAGTGGTATATCCACTGCGATATCAGCCACTGCTCAGATACTGAAAATCAGTAATACAGTGCAACACAAATAACCTTTCCCTCTATACCACAACTTACCTTGTTATTTCACAGGTTCATGGAACCAGCAGTTGTCGTCTCAGCATTGATGGCCTTTACAAATTACCTGATCATTTTCTTCTCCTGTCATGGGCTCAAGGTCTATGGGCCATGGCTGAACAAATATCACAAAGCTGATCTCTGGCTCATTCGGATATTGGTAAATCATACTTACGGTGTTGCATTCCATCCAAGACAGGAAAGAAATGTATCATTATGTACATAATACAGTCAGTTGGCTCTGAATGAGAAGCAAAATGTATggcaatgaatgaaaaaaaatgtattgcatgtaATATGCTACTTTATTGATATACTGCATTGTTTAACAGTATTGATGATTCAGTGTTGCGCTGTTCTTTCAGGAACTTCAAAATTACTTTTAATGTTAGGTCTCAGTTTCGGTTTTATTTGCTGCTTGCTGTGTAATTTCTGTCACAGGTTCAAAATGGAGTGGGTGTTTATGCAACATGGACGACTATAGCTACACTGCTTAACTTAACTATTGTACTGACATACAGAACAGCAATGTCCAGCTCAGACTCCGCAACATTGTCACTGTCACTGCTCCTAATAGAGGTCCTGGCCTGGTAAGAAcagattgtatttttaaaagtctttctTCCAAAGAAGAATAAAGATTGGCTCTTTGTGACATAGACAACAGGTGTGCAGCATTGGCCAATGTAACATAATGGCATcttaatgcaatgcatttgtgAAGTAATTTCCAAAGAAGATAAGTAATGAGAAACAAACTGGATCATAGTGAATGACTGATGATTAAAGCTGCATATCGTTATTTCCCAGTAGGAGTGTGACGATGAAACGTTATGATGATACAATCTTAGTGGTATTCTGAACAATGAGGTGATACAATTTCTCTTAATTTATAAAGATAGGATACAATTATTAAAGATGAGTCACGACATGATGCGATAAGCTGCGATGTGAATGTGATTATTAGAGTTGACAGATATCCCCTCACCTCACCCCACAACACTCAGGAGAGCACTGAAACAAACAGTACAACCTTCCAAGTTAACAAGTGTGTTTATTAGGTTCAGTGCCTGAGTCTACCTAAAGTTTGCAATGTAAATTAATCATTCATTGTGATACTAAGCAATTCAATGTCACATCGATGCTGTTGGATCACGATGTTTGCATTGCGATACACTGATGCATCAATGTTTCAGAACACCCCTATTTCCTGTTGATGTTGTGATATGTTGCGTAGAGCAAACCATGCCGAAGAAGCACACAAAGTATACCTGCTTGCTTTCCATCATTGATACTTGAAGCATTTCAAAATTTTCTGAAATTCTCCCAGGTTTGTTTTGGAGAACTTCATCCTGGATAACCATGTCCGTTACATCCTCACGGTCTACCCTGTGGTCATCCTGGCTCTCTCTGGAAACATATCCAAAAACTTTGACGCTGCATTGCCCAGTAACAATGGCATTTTTACTGGTGAGCAAACACATGGCCCGCAGTAAGCTAAACAAACCATTAACTATGTAGCGTCGACCTTTGAAATGTGTGACAGGCAGCCAAAGCCATGCAATAAAGATCTGGTGGGTGTACTCTGCTAAAGGTAGGCATAGGGAGGATGAGGGATTTATACATCAGGTAATCAAAGTGTTGTTTTTTGCAGCGGCGTTGTTGTCGGTGGCCTGTACCTTGTTTGCAATTCGACTTGCCTTGGTGATATGGAAGCACCACAAGAAACCATTCTACCaggacagaaacacagcagtgatgatgtcaccgaTGGACATGgctggaaaacagaaaaaaatatttacttaacTGATTTtgagtgattattattattattattattattattattattattattattaataataataataataattataataaaaataataatggaaaaaattgTGATAGATGGGTCTAAATCATGATTATGTTACCTTTAcctcatatttaaatatttttcatgattctgttattaaaatggattttaaaaaattaataccTTTTAATTGTATAGTGCTCCTCACTAGTAGCCCTGTGAGACGATTTCTGATTTCAGCATGGATTTTGCATATGTGGTTGAGCTAATCAAAGCAAATGTCTCTTTTCTGTAATTACCAACAAGGTTTGATTAACTTGCACagcatttcatttgtaataaGCTACAATTATACAAAAGAAATCTGTCCATATCagtccaaaatatatttttatgattcatTGTTCCTCAGATTAATTTCACAAACATTCTTTGTGGACTcaatttaatgaatattttcctttgattcatgaaaaaaaagaaaaagaaaaagaaga
Encoded proteins:
- the LOC118225757 gene encoding uncharacterized protein LOC118225757, producing MDTMVGGHSPARIAVMVLSLIVFIMAVAFNALAGIGIKNDLFLQSTGNVSYKYDTEITPAGWTFSIWGVIYTWLSCMLIFLFSGLCRRNAYGWMYCTPAILPYGFYVTWIINISLNISWLFLFDREFMEPAVVVSALMAFTNYLIIFFSCHGLKVYGPWLNKYHKADLWLIRILVQNGVGVYATWTTIATLLNLTIVLTYRTAMSSSDSATLSLSLLLIEVLAWFVLENFILDNHVRYILTVYPVVILALSGNISKNFDAALPSNNGIFTAALLSVACTLFAIRLALVIWKHHKKPFYQDRNTAVMMSPMDMAGKQKKIFT